CCGGCGGATCAACCCCTGTACGTTCGGCTGCCCATCTACCAACTACCGGAAATTCACCGGTCTCAGGCGCTGGATACATCTCCAGTCGAATGCTGGGAATCCGTTCCCATGCCCATATTTGGAGTAATAGATAAGGGCCGCATGTGGTAATAGTAGAAACACGGCAAGCGTGACACAAACGTGAGTATAAACACGCTAGAGTCGCTGACCCCCAACTGTACTCCCCCATCGCTTCCAAATCTCGAACATAGTCTAACCAGTTTAGACTAACAACATTCCTGCATGCATCCGCGAATAGTAGACCACCCAATAAAATCAATATGTACATGCGAGCATACTGTCGTACCAGTTCATAAGGAGCATCCGGCGGTGCTAGCGTAATCAACTGTCTGTACATAGAAGACATCTTCAGGCGGCCACCTTTTAGCATCGCATCTTCCGGCCAAAAGCCTAAAATGTCGTTCACCAGATGTTTGCGCTCTTGTACAGTTCGCCTAACGTGATGCAGTGTAACGGGACGTCCGTCCACGCGTAGATCCCATAGCACTTCTACATCTTGCAAAGTTATCGTCGACTCGCCCATAACTGGAAGATGGAAAGTATGTGTCTCCTGTCTCCAGCGCTCGACGAGAGCTGTGATGAGTCCATGGTCTACAGTAAGATATCCCGTCACTCGGACACCACAAAATCCTGCTTGATCTATATAGTGCGCCACTCGTGGATCCAAATTGCGTAGGCGTTGAAAGAATTTTTTGTCACATCTTCTAACATCAAGGTCTGCACCTACGCCATTGAAAACTGCGCCGGACCTATGCTCGGGCTATAGATACAGAACATTATCGTCAATTGGTCCCTTTTGTGCGGGGGCCTTGGATCCCATATGCCAACTCTCCATTAACCTGCATGGACAAATTTCAGTAAAATATTATTCATATATTTTGGGTTCGAATTTATATGCTATGGCATTTTTCAGAGAGTTTGGTAACGTCAGGTTATAAggctaatttctcaaaaattacgttaaaaaaaatctgaattcGATAtagatattta
The DNA window shown above is from Coffea arabica cultivar ET-39 chromosome 5e, Coffea Arabica ET-39 HiFi, whole genome shotgun sequence and carries:
- the LOC113722644 gene encoding serine/threonine-protein phosphatase 7 long form homolog, with protein sequence MGESTITLQDVEVLWDLRVDGRPVTLHHVRRTVQERKHLVNDILGFWPEDAMLKGGRLKMSSMYRQLITLAPPDAPYELVRQYARMYILILLGGLLFADACRNVVSLNWLDYVRDLEAMGEYSWGSATLACLYSRLCHACRVSTITTCGPYLLLQIWAWERIPSIRLEMYPAPETGEFPVVGRWAAERTGVDPPGRRSSYYREHIALLRMDEFIWMSYSEEILASLPRYCRYGERIWRDRIPLVFWHIIEFHCSDQVMRQFGLVQNVPEPVNTNPQGIHQLDLSGYPGRNWAQFHSAWIQYWNARANAEVTGQLADTFRPSNDYLKWYHEHTILYISNPSDQNSEMGQMLQEVSG